One genomic window of Campylobacter fetus subsp. fetus includes the following:
- the secA gene encoding preprotein translocase subunit SecA, with the protein MITAIAKKIFGTRNDKEIKKYFKRVALINALEGKYSNLSDDELKSEFSKLKVDLLSKKVTKDDILNDVFAIVREVSKRTLNMRHFDVQLIGGMVLNDGRIAEMKTGEGKTLVATLPVVLNAMDEKGVHVVTVNDYLAKRDATQMSEIYNFLGLSVGVILSGEYDDEKRKIAYNSDITYGTNNEFGFDYLRDNMKFEVGQKVQREHNFVIVDEVDSILIDEARTPLIISGPTNRTLDGYIQADVVAKQLVRGEAADPRVPNSKATGDFVVDEKNRTIMITEAGIAKAEKLFGVDNLYNLENAILSHHLDQALKAHNLFEKDVHYVVRDSQVIIVDEFTGRLSEGRRFSEGLHQALEAKEGVKIQEESQTLADITFQNYFRMYSRLSGMTGTAQTEATEFSQIYKLEVISIPTNVPIKRVDRDDLIYKTENEKFKAVIEEIKRSNIKGQPVLVGTASIEKSEIFHKMLVKEKIAHSVLNAKNHEKEAEIIAQAGAKGAVTIATNMAGRGVDIRIDDEVRELGGLYIIGTERHESRRIDNQLRGRAGRQGDPGLSRFYLSLEDSLLRIFGSDKIKAIMDRLGIEEGESIESRLVTRAVENAQKKVESLHFESRKHILEYDDVANEQRKTVYKYRDELLNPDYDLKDKIISNRQDFVKTLLDEVNIFDGGLGDEFDISRLCEVVYGESGTKIDEDEIKGLDYHSLADKVIDKLAKDYDEKMSVIDDEQRKNIEKVLYLQVLDGAWREHLYQMDILKTGIGLRGYNQKDPLTEYKKESYNLFMELVNRLKNESIKTLQIVRFKTEDDENTDRALEKMQDEANLQNKFEKKPARNEPCPCGSGKKYKDCCGKSGPKKGVFA; encoded by the coding sequence TTCAAAAAGAACTTTAAATATGCGCCATTTTGATGTCCAGCTTATAGGAGGAATGGTTTTAAATGACGGAAGAATAGCCGAAATGAAAACCGGCGAAGGAAAAACACTAGTTGCTACGCTTCCAGTCGTTTTAAACGCTATGGATGAAAAAGGTGTTCACGTCGTCACCGTAAATGACTATCTTGCAAAAAGAGATGCTACGCAAATGAGTGAAATTTATAACTTTTTGGGTCTTAGCGTAGGTGTAATTCTGAGTGGCGAGTATGATGATGAAAAAAGAAAAATCGCTTATAATAGCGATATAACTTATGGTACGAATAATGAATTTGGCTTTGACTATCTGCGTGATAATATGAAATTTGAAGTCGGTCAAAAAGTTCAAAGAGAGCATAATTTCGTTATCGTTGATGAAGTAGATAGTATATTGATAGATGAGGCTAGAACGCCTCTTATCATAAGTGGTCCTACAAATCGCACTCTTGATGGTTATATACAAGCAGATGTAGTTGCTAAACAGTTAGTAAGAGGCGAAGCTGCTGATCCAAGAGTTCCGAATTCTAAAGCTACTGGAGATTTTGTAGTAGATGAAAAAAACCGTACGATAATGATAACTGAAGCAGGTATAGCAAAAGCCGAGAAACTTTTTGGGGTGGATAATCTGTATAATTTAGAAAATGCTATTCTCAGTCATCACCTTGACCAAGCACTAAAAGCGCATAATTTATTTGAGAAAGATGTTCATTATGTTGTAAGAGATTCGCAAGTTATTATAGTCGATGAGTTTACCGGACGACTTAGTGAAGGCAGAAGATTTAGCGAGGGACTACATCAAGCGTTAGAAGCTAAAGAGGGCGTAAAAATTCAAGAAGAGAGCCAAACTTTAGCAGATATTACGTTTCAAAACTACTTCAGAATGTATTCTAGACTCTCTGGTATGACCGGTACTGCTCAGACTGAAGCTACTGAATTCTCTCAAATTTATAAGTTAGAAGTTATATCTATACCTACAAATGTTCCTATTAAAAGAGTAGATAGAGATGATCTTATCTATAAAACTGAAAATGAAAAATTTAAAGCCGTTATAGAAGAGATAAAAAGATCAAACATAAAAGGTCAGCCGGTTTTAGTCGGAACTGCAAGTATAGAAAAGAGTGAGATATTTCACAAAATGTTAGTTAAAGAGAAAATAGCACACTCTGTTTTGAATGCTAAAAACCATGAAAAAGAAGCTGAAATAATAGCTCAAGCCGGAGCAAAAGGCGCCGTAACTATAGCTACAAATATGGCTGGACGCGGTGTCGATATACGAATAGACGATGAAGTTAGAGAGCTTGGAGGACTTTATATTATAGGAACAGAACGCCACGAAAGCAGACGTATAGATAATCAGCTAAGAGGACGTGCCGGACGTCAAGGAGATCCGGGGCTTAGTAGATTTTATCTTAGTCTTGAAGATAGTCTTCTTAGGATATTCGGTAGTGATAAGATAAAAGCTATAATGGACAGGCTTGGTATAGAAGAGGGTGAAAGTATAGAGAGTAGACTTGTAACAAGAGCTGTTGAAAATGCTCAAAAGAAAGTTGAGAGTTTACATTTTGAGAGTAGAAAGCATATATTGGAGTATGATGATGTCGCAAATGAGCAAAGAAAAACAGTATATAAGTATAGAGATGAGCTTCTAAATCCAGATTATGACTTAAAAGATAAAATTATATCAAATAGACAGGATTTCGTAAAAACTCTGCTAGATGAGGTCAATATATTTGATGGCGGACTTGGAGATGAGTTTGATATATCAAGACTTTGCGAAGTTGTATATGGCGAGAGCGGAACTAAGATAGACGAAGATGAGATAAAAGGACTGGATTATCATAGTTTAGCAGATAAAGTAATAGATAAACTTGCAAAAGATTATGACGAGAAGATGTCGGTTATAGATGATGAACAAAGAAAAAATATAGAAAAAGTTCTGTATTTGCAAGTTTTAGACGGTGCTTGGAGAGAGCATTTGTATCAAATGGATATATTGAAAACTGGTATCGGGCTTCGTGGATATAATCAAAAAGATCCGCTTACCGAGTATAAAAAAGAGAGTTACAATCTATTCATGGAGCTTGTTAATAGACTTAAAAATGAGAGTATTAAGACACTTCAGATAGTTAGATTTAAAACAGAGGATGATGAAAATACGGATAGAGCTTTAGAAAAAATGCAAGACGAAGCAAATTTGCAAAATAAATTTGAAAAAAAACCTGCAAGAAATGAACCTTGCCCGTGTGGAAGCGGAAAAAAATATAAAGATTGTTGCGGAAAAAGCGGTCCAAAAAAAGGAGTTTTTGCCTAG
- a CDS encoding ABC transporter permease, with translation MVKYLLLKYLRFDKTQPFITLSAILAFLGVSIGLMVLIVAMAIMNGFDKEFERKLFTMNYPITILSHLKGSISNLDVDELRQKFPNLKLSPYISTQTILKNGSQLEGGLVFGVDFNDEKEINSVIKDAIKDSIPTGFEIVIGKGIKNEFMLGENEKITLIFMQNSPTGLAIVPTMKRFNAVADFSSGLIAYDKAYSYTDVNALRKVLGYDDDKFDGIHIYSQNPKQDIIKLNDILPPGQKAVGWWEQNGNFFSALALEKRALFIVLMLIILVASLNIISSLLMTVMNRRQEIALLLALGASKNEIKKSFFTQGLCIGGSGILFGLALGLFGVWLLGSFDIINLPADVYGSSKLPMELSLSDLSMIIIGAIFIVAFSSYYPAKKASNVDILTTLRNE, from the coding sequence ATGGTAAAATATCTACTATTAAAATATCTAAGATTTGATAAAACTCAGCCATTTATCACGCTTTCTGCTATTTTGGCGTTTTTAGGCGTAAGCATAGGTTTGATGGTGTTGATAGTCGCTATGGCTATAATGAATGGGTTCGATAAAGAGTTTGAAAGAAAGCTTTTTACTATGAACTATCCTATAACGATTTTAAGTCATCTTAAAGGATCGATTTCAAACTTAGACGTAGATGAATTAAGGCAAAAGTTTCCGAATTTAAAACTAAGTCCATATATAAGCACTCAAACTATATTGAAAAACGGTTCTCAACTTGAGGGTGGACTTGTATTTGGAGTGGATTTCAATGATGAAAAAGAGATAAACTCAGTTATAAAAGACGCTATAAAAGATAGTATTCCTACTGGATTTGAGATAGTTATCGGCAAAGGCATAAAAAATGAATTTATGCTAGGAGAAAATGAAAAAATTACTCTTATATTTATGCAAAACAGCCCCACTGGACTAGCTATAGTTCCTACTATGAAGCGATTTAACGCTGTAGCAGACTTTAGTTCAGGACTTATCGCTTACGATAAAGCGTATAGTTACACAGATGTTAATGCTTTGAGAAAAGTTCTTGGGTATGATGATGATAAATTTGATGGCATTCATATATACTCTCAAAATCCAAAACAAGATATCATAAAGTTGAACGATATCTTGCCGCCGGGTCAAAAAGCAGTTGGCTGGTGGGAGCAAAACGGTAATTTTTTTAGTGCTTTGGCACTTGAAAAAAGGGCACTTTTTATAGTTTTAATGCTTATTATCTTAGTTGCTAGTTTAAATATCATAAGTTCTCTTTTAATGACTGTTATGAACCGCCGACAAGAAATAGCTCTTTTGCTTGCTCTTGGTGCTAGTAAAAATGAGATTAAAAAAAGTTTTTTTACTCAAGGATTATGTATAGGCGGAAGCGGGATCTTGTTTGGGCTTGCTCTAGGACTTTTTGGCGTATGGCTACTCGGGAGTTTTGATATAATAAATTTACCAGCAGATGTTTACGGAAGTAGCAAACTACCTATGGAGCTATCTTTGAGCGATTTATCAATGATAATTATAGGTGCTATTTTTATAGTCGCATTTTCATCGTATTATCCTGCGAAAAAAGCAAGCAACGTAGATATATTAACAACTCTTAGGAATGAGTAG
- a CDS encoding prepilin-type N-terminal cleavage/methylation domain-containing protein, whose amino-acid sequence MKKAFTLIEIIIVLVIVGIMASFTIPKLNRNDLRLAADQIVSHIRYTQHLAIIDDKFDTKDTNWYKGRWQIFFTKTIETKNKQTYNIFNDIIGDSAGFPNKTELAKNPLNPSKYMSSGYSGAIDSNSPEASKELNLEDTYNIINVKLQDGCSKQGSPTRITFDELGRPYKGNVTSNTRHSQDLITKICTIKLTHTNNDCIFIKVTPITGFAYVEQPAKKADCK is encoded by the coding sequence ATGAAAAAAGCATTTACACTAATAGAAATTATTATAGTATTAGTCATAGTCGGTATAATGGCGTCTTTTACGATTCCTAAATTAAACAGAAATGATCTTCGTTTAGCAGCAGATCAGATAGTAAGCCACATTCGATACACCCAACATTTAGCTATAATAGATGATAAATTTGATACAAAAGATACAAACTGGTATAAAGGTAGATGGCAAATTTTTTTTACCAAAACCATTGAAACAAAAAATAAGCAAACATATAATATATTTAACGATATAATAGGCGATTCTGCTGGATTTCCAAATAAAACAGAGCTGGCAAAAAACCCTTTAAACCCATCAAAGTATATGTCATCAGGATACTCTGGTGCCATTGATTCTAATAGCCCAGAAGCTAGTAAAGAGTTAAATTTAGAAGATACATATAATATAATAAATGTTAAACTGCAAGACGGATGCTCAAAACAAGGATCTCCTACTAGAATAACTTTTGATGAATTAGGACGCCCATACAAAGGAAATGTTACAAGCAATACTAGACATTCTCAAGATCTTATTACAAAAATATGTACGATAAAACTCACTCATACTAATAATGATTGCATATTTATAAAAGTCACGCCGATAACCGGTTTTGCGTATGTTGAGCAACCTGCAAAAAAAGCCGATTGCAAATAG
- a CDS encoding ArnT family glycosyltransferase, whose amino-acid sequence MKSISIFKNELFLLFSAIIFNILLLIYSVSNLSISYNEAIIYFQKTNFLTIVTNASTMLFGRNDYALRLPFLILHFLNIFLIYKVSKPILKRKSDRLISAILYMFLPGVLASAILINEAGFVIFITLLIIYFEQNKMFKSFIFTLLVSLIISEPFISLYIAIIFFGIFKRDKKLAIFGLIFCLAWFWLNGIDAYGKPKGYFIDTIGVFAAVFSPLIFIYFIYTVYRIAIKEEKTFLWFVAITAFGICSIISIRQRPSLEMFLPFCVIFMPVMVRTFFSSYRARLPKFRIKYKFITIIVLTTLFLNSSATIFHNFLYVFLKDPKDHFAYKYDVAKELAQKLNELGISYVKTDQNLAVRLKFYGVLKGKEYILTRSKNDNCDQTVIKIKKLGKQIDKFYLCKII is encoded by the coding sequence ATGAAAAGTATTAGTATTTTTAAAAATGAGTTATTTTTGCTATTTAGCGCTATTATATTTAATATTTTACTACTCATTTATAGTGTTTCAAATTTAAGCATAAGCTACAACGAAGCAATTATTTATTTCCAAAAAACAAACTTCTTAACCATAGTTACAAATGCTTCTACTATGTTGTTTGGACGCAATGACTATGCTTTAAGACTTCCTTTTTTGATCTTACATTTTTTAAATATATTTTTGATATATAAAGTTTCAAAGCCTATATTAAAAAGAAAATCTGATAGACTTATTTCGGCTATTTTATATATGTTTTTACCAGGAGTATTGGCAAGTGCTATACTGATAAATGAAGCCGGATTTGTGATATTTATAACTTTGCTTATTATATATTTCGAACAAAATAAAATGTTTAAATCTTTTATTTTTACGCTTTTAGTATCACTTATAATAAGCGAACCTTTTATAAGTTTATATATAGCTATAATATTTTTTGGAATATTCAAACGAGATAAAAAATTAGCTATTTTCGGGCTAATATTTTGTTTAGCATGGTTTTGGTTAAACGGTATCGACGCTTATGGAAAACCAAAAGGGTATTTTATAGACACGATAGGCGTATTTGCGGCGGTATTTTCGCCATTAATTTTTATATATTTTATATATACGGTATACAGAATCGCCATAAAAGAGGAAAAAACTTTTCTTTGGTTTGTTGCTATAACCGCTTTTGGAATCTGCTCTATAATATCTATAAGACAACGCCCTAGCCTTGAAATGTTTCTACCTTTTTGCGTGATTTTTATGCCTGTCATGGTACGTACGTTTTTTAGCTCATATAGAGCTAGACTCCCTAAATTTAGAATAAAATACAAATTTATTACAATTATAGTATTGACAACTCTATTTTTGAACTCGTCTGCTACTATATTTCATAACTTTTTATATGTATTTTTAAAAGATCCGAAAGACCATTTTGCCTATAAATACGACGTTGCAAAAGAACTCGCTCAAAAGCTTAATGAACTTGGTATAAGCTATGTAAAAACGGATCAAAATTTAGCCGTAAGATTGAAATTCTATGGCGTATTAAAAGGTAAAGAGTATATTTTAACTAGGAGTAAAAATGATAACTGTGACCAAACCGTTATAAAAATAAAAAAACTCGGCAAACAAATCGACAAATTTTATCTCTGTAAAATAATATAA
- a CDS encoding MFS transporter produces MNKVELLIMYFCTGLTLCVLYATQPIGPVFEKELSITRTQATLFTTSMMAPLAFASIFYGYLLEKIEIKKLLVVAFLLLGGSEITFSFTSSYFWLLNIRGFQGLIVPVVLTGIMSYISQISTKENVTSAIGAYVGVTIIGGFLGRFLSGLFTDIFGWRIFFLLVGILLLMAAFLVFKFSSNISASLIKPKLKDIAHILKIKHNLYIYLMIFGIFFSFQAILNFIPFELANLGNEYSGSKTGMMYFGYIIGVLVAFNSKKIIAILKTPLNAMIIGIIIFLAALQIFRFESFLVMFCAMLVFCLGNFIIHSIASGFINKLADSHKGISNGLYVSFYYAGGALGSFMPSFLYIAYGWGAFLSLISVISAVSLMFVFALRHEKY; encoded by the coding sequence ATGAATAAAGTAGAACTGTTAATTATGTACTTTTGCACAGGACTTACGCTTTGCGTGTTGTACGCAACTCAGCCTATAGGTCCGGTATTTGAAAAAGAACTGAGCATTACAAGAACACAAGCTACTTTATTTACAACTTCTATGATGGCGCCACTAGCATTTGCTAGTATATTTTATGGATATTTACTAGAAAAAATCGAGATAAAAAAACTGCTTGTAGTCGCATTTTTGCTACTTGGGGGAAGTGAGATAACATTTAGTTTTACAAGCTCATATTTTTGGCTTTTAAATATTCGCGGATTTCAAGGACTTATAGTACCTGTGGTTTTAACAGGAATCATGAGCTACATATCTCAAATTTCTACCAAAGAAAATGTTACAAGCGCCATAGGAGCATATGTCGGAGTCACTATAATAGGCGGATTTTTAGGTAGATTTTTAAGTGGATTATTTACCGATATTTTTGGGTGGAGAATCTTCTTCTTATTGGTTGGAATATTGCTTTTAATGGCTGCTTTTTTGGTTTTTAAATTTAGTAGTAACATAAGCGCTAGCCTTATAAAGCCAAAACTCAAAGATATAGCTCATATTTTAAAAATCAAACACAATTTATATATTTATCTTATGATATTTGGTATATTTTTCTCATTTCAAGCTATACTAAATTTTATACCGTTTGAGCTTGCAAATTTAGGCAATGAATATAGCGGCAGTAAAACAGGTATGATGTATTTTGGATACATCATAGGCGTATTAGTAGCATTTAATTCTAAAAAAATAATCGCTATATTAAAAACGCCTTTAAATGCGATGATAATCGGTATAATCATATTTTTAGCTGCACTTCAGATATTTAGATTTGAAAGCTTTTTAGTAATGTTTTGTGCAATGTTGGTTTTTTGTCTTGGAAATTTTATCATTCATTCCATAGCAAGCGGATTTATAAATAAATTAGCAGATTCGCACAAAGGTATCTCAAACGGTTTGTACGTAAGCTTTTATTACGCAGGTGGCGCTCTTGGAAGTTTTATGCCTAGTTTTTTATATATAGCGTATGGATGGGGAGCTTTTTTAAGCCTTATCAGTGTTATTAGCGCCGTATCGTTAATGTTTGTATTTGCTTTGCGACATGAAAAGTATTAG
- a CDS encoding phosphoribosyltransferase, giving the protein MIFYDYESFAKDIKIMAKNIKNEFDPDAILGIARGGLTLAHSLSVALNNRNCFSLNSVHYEDTKKLDTINIFNIPDLSKFKKILIADDIIDSGESMIAIKKELLKKYPNLEIKVATIYYKTKALLLPEYSVKEAHDWVEFFWDIKLD; this is encoded by the coding sequence ATGATATTTTATGACTATGAATCATTTGCAAAAGATATAAAAATAATGGCAAAAAATATAAAAAACGAATTTGATCCGGACGCAATTTTAGGTATAGCTAGAGGCGGTTTAACTCTTGCTCATTCTCTTAGCGTTGCATTAAACAATAGAAATTGTTTTAGCTTGAACTCGGTTCATTATGAAGATACAAAAAAGCTTGATACTATAAATATTTTTAATATTCCGGACCTTAGCAAATTTAAGAAAATTCTGATAGCGGATGATATAATAGACAGCGGTGAAAGTATGATCGCTATAAAAAAAGAACTTTTAAAAAAATATCCGAATTTAGAGATAAAAGTAGCAACTATCTACTACAAAACCAAAGCTCTTTTGCTACCTGAATACAGCGTAAAAGAGGCGCATGATTGGGTAGAGTTTTTCTGGGATATAAAGCTGGATTAA
- a CDS encoding NCS2 family permease: MDYFKLKESNTSVKQEFNAGLTTFLAMMYIVPVNMLIMSDAGMPKEALLTATAVITIISSIFNGFWANTPVALSVGMGLNAYFTYGLVIGMKIPWQTALGVVCISAIIFVILSFTNFRIWIIKNIPIDLRRAISAGIGAFICFVGLKQMGIIVASPATLVAIGNVSDPKVFIGILGLVLIVAFWALKLKAGFILAVVATSMIAWIFGVYQAPNEIFSAPASLSPIFGELDILSALKLSLLPAIITFFITHLFDSIGTLTGVCNRANLFNDHDEEGTKKLAKNLESDAISSVVGSIVGTSTITAFAESASGVEAGGRTGLSAVFTGMLFVLTLFLLPLFGSIPSNAIYPILVMVGVLMFSELGKVNYNDPAICVSTFLTVILMPLTYSITVGLSIGFISYFTVKLVLRKWEDINLGIITLTLISFLAFLVTSAPSFFGELIGIN; encoded by the coding sequence GTGGATTATTTCAAGCTTAAAGAGAGTAACACTTCAGTAAAACAGGAATTTAACGCCGGACTTACAACATTTTTAGCAATGATGTATATAGTGCCGGTAAATATGCTAATTATGAGCGACGCCGGTATGCCAAAAGAAGCGCTTCTTACGGCTACTGCGGTTATAACGATAATATCTTCTATATTTAATGGATTTTGGGCAAATACTCCAGTTGCGCTAAGCGTAGGAATGGGATTAAACGCATATTTTACTTACGGGCTTGTTATAGGTATGAAAATACCTTGGCAAACCGCGCTTGGCGTTGTGTGTATAAGTGCGATTATATTTGTCATTTTGAGCTTTACTAATTTTCGAATTTGGATTATAAAAAATATTCCTATAGATTTAAGACGAGCCATAAGTGCCGGAATAGGTGCTTTCATCTGCTTCGTCGGACTTAAACAGATGGGTATTATAGTAGCTAGTCCTGCTACTTTAGTCGCAATAGGAAACGTATCTGATCCAAAAGTTTTTATAGGTATATTAGGTCTTGTTTTGATAGTTGCTTTTTGGGCTTTAAAACTAAAAGCCGGATTTATACTAGCCGTTGTTGCCACATCGATGATAGCATGGATATTTGGAGTTTATCAAGCTCCAAATGAGATATTTTCAGCTCCGGCTTCTTTATCTCCTATATTTGGCGAACTTGATATATTAAGCGCTCTTAAACTCTCTTTACTTCCTGCTATCATTACATTTTTTATCACTCACCTTTTTGATTCGATAGGAACTTTAACAGGAGTTTGCAATAGAGCAAATTTATTTAACGACCACGATGAGGAAGGAACTAAAAAACTTGCTAAAAATTTAGAAAGCGACGCGATATCTAGCGTAGTTGGCTCCATAGTAGGAACTAGTACGATAACTGCTTTTGCAGAAAGTGCTAGCGGCGTAGAAGCCGGCGGAAGAACAGGGCTTAGTGCAGTTTTTACTGGAATGCTATTTGTATTAACTCTATTTTTGTTACCTTTATTTGGTTCTATACCATCAAACGCTATTTATCCGATACTTGTTATGGTTGGAGTTCTTATGTTTAGTGAACTAGGAAAAGTGAATTATAATGATCCGGCTATATGCGTATCAACGTTTCTAACTGTTATTTTAATGCCTCTTACCTACTCTATAACCGTTGGACTTAGTATAGGTTTTATCTCATATTTTACAGTTAAACTAGTTCTAAGAAAATGGGAAGATATAAACTTAGGCATTATCACATTAACGCTTATAAGTTTTTTAGCATTTCTAGTTACGTCTGCTCCATCGTTTTTTGGCGAGCTTATCGGTATAAATTAA